From one Henningerozyma blattae CBS 6284 chromosome 1, complete genome genomic stretch:
- the DPL1 gene encoding sphinganine-1-phosphate aldolase DPL1 (similar to Saccharomyces cerevisiae DPL1 (YDR294C); ancestral locus Anc_5.310): protein MNQSSSIVQQQLLTQLQSYLPLQWQSQLESPLLMATQLLAQLRAHYNQASPIDLIKDYLFLLLIYKSLHFFCKNLYMYGPLGSLKKIHHIVSKKFFNFILHSILTSKVDKEISKALDTIQEELIRDDPSLLSFPALPSKGLSHEEIMQEVDRMQAIIPHSNWEDGRVSGAVYHGGKQLIHLQSIVYEKFCVANQLHPDVFPAVRKMESEIVSMVLNMFNAPSTGCGTSTSGGTESLLLACLSAKMYAYHHRGIRKPEMIAPITAHAGFDKASYYFGIKLHHVELDPVTFQVDLKKVKRLINKNTILLVGSAPNYPHGIIDDIEGLSVLATRYNIPLHVDCCLGSFIIAFMEKAGFHDLPLFDFRLPGVTSISCDTHKYGFAPKGSSTIMYRTPELRQQQYYVDPHWTGGLYGSPTLAGSRPGALMAGCWATMVNIGDDGYTKSSHDLVTIARRMKKFIQENIKQVQIIGDPLLTVVALRSNVIDIHEMADKMSKKGWHLCSLQRPASVHICVTRSNFDKIDETLRVLKEVADEMAADPNAKPSSAGTSALYGVAGSVKTTGVVDKMIVGFLDALYKLSPEEFENTKSKDHARKY, encoded by the coding sequence ATGAACCAATCGTCATCCATCGTACAACAGCAATTGCTCACGCAATTGCAATCGTATTTACCCTTGCAATGGCAGTCTCAACTGGAATCCCCATTGCTAATGGCCACGCAATTGCTAGCGCAATTGCGTGCCCATTACAACCAGGCATCCCCCATAGATCTCATCAAAGATTACCTCTTCCTCCTGCTCATCTACAAATCCCTCCATTTTTTCTGCAAAAACTTGTACATGTACGGTCCCCTCGGCTCGCTTAAAAAAATCCATCATATCGTATccaaaaaattctttaatttcattcTGCATTCCATCTTGACTTCCAAAGTAGACAAAGAAATCTCAAAGGCTCTAGACACCATCCAAGAAGAATTGATCAGAGACGACCCTTCACTGTTGAGTTTCCCAGCATTACCTTCCAAGGGACTTTCCCACGAGGAAATCATGCAAGAAGTTGATAGAATGCAAGCCATCATTCCTCATTCCAATTGGGAAGACGGTAGAGTCTCAGGGGCTGTTTATCATGGCGGTAAACAGTTGATTCATTTGCAAAGTATTGTTTATGAGAAGTTTTGTGTGGCTAACCAATTACATCCAGATGTTTTCCCTGCAGTCAGAAAGATGGAATCCGAGATTGTTTCCATGGTTTTGAATATGTTCAATGCTCCATCCACCGGATGCGGTACTTCCACTTCCGGTGGTACTGAATCTTTACTTCTTGCATGTTTGAGTGCAAAGATGTATGCTTATCATCACAGAGGCATACGTAAACCGGAAATGATTGCTCCAATCACTGCTCATGCTGGTTTTGACAAAGCTTCCTATTATTTCGGTATTAAATTACATCATGTCGAATTGGACCCCGTCACTTTCCAAgttgatttgaaaaaagttaaacgtttaattaataaaaataccaTCTTGTTAGTTGGATCGGCTCCTAATTATCCTCATGGGATTATAGATGATATTGAAGGGTTAAGTGTCTTGGCCACTCGTTATAATATCCCGTTACATGTCGATTGTTGTTTGGGTTCATTTATCATTGCCTTTATGGAAAAAGCTGGGTTCCATGATTTACCACTTTTCGATTTCAGATTACCTGGTGTCACTTCCATCTCATGTGACACTCATAAATATGGGTTTGCCCCCAAGGGTTCCTCTACAATCATGTATAGAACCCCAGAATTAAGACAACAGCAATATTACGTAGATCCTCATTGGACTGGTGGATTATACGGTTCTCCAACTTTAGCAGGTTCAAGACCAGGTGCTCTAATGGCTGGTTGTTGGGCTACTATGGTGAATATCGGTGATGACGGCTATACCAAATCAAGTCATGATTTGGTCACCATTGCAAgaagaatgaaaaaattcatccaagaaaatattaaacaagTCCAAATCATTGGTGATCCATTATTGACTGTTGTTGCATTGAGATCAAACGTCATCGATATTCATGAGATGGCCGATAAAATGTCCAAGAAAGGTTGGCATTTATGTTCATTACAAAGACCGGCCTCTGTCCATATCTGTGTCACCAGAAGTAATTTCGACAAGATAGACGAAACGCTAAGAGTCTTGAAAGAAGTCGCCGACGAGATGGCTGCAGATCCAAATGCCAAACCTTCAAGTGCAGGTACAAGTGCTCTATACGGTGTTGCTGGATCTGTAAAGACTACAGGTGTCGTTGACAAGATGATTGTAGGCTTCTTAGATGCCTTGTACAAATTAAGTCCTGAAGAGTttgaaaatacaaaatcCAAAGATCATGCAAGAAAATACTAA
- the TBLA0A02890 gene encoding uncharacterized protein — protein sequence MCRGSGFLYRRRDKLRKRLSGKLITERQERENAHRAKTHTEGKHTYREEAKKRSLDGRERARAGAGGVSERKRVMQRKQRRQRRQAEKKQTGVQSAKKANHSKVARRLVMAAAQPAARGHSGMCGIRGPDWGAVSSGHRTSSGRLVDYADTTVETQCRDGVLRKACSARSVPHAECDRADRS from the coding sequence ATGTGTAGAGGCAGTGGCTTTTTATATAGGCGGCGCGACAAACTGAGAAAGAGACTCAGTGGGAAATTGATAACAGAGAGACAAGAGAGGGAAAACGCACACAGAGCGAAAACACACACAGAGGGAAAACACACATACAGAGAGGAAGccaaaaaaagaagtttAGACGGGCGCGAGCGGGCGCGAGCAGGCGCGGGTGGTGTCAGCGAGAGAAAGCGGGTAATGCAGAGGAAACAGAGGAGACAGAGGAGACAGGCAGAGAAAAAGCAGACTGGAGTGCAAAGTGCAAAGAAAGCAAACCACAGTAAAGTGGCGCGCCGTTTAGTAATGGCCGCGGCCCAGCCAGCTGCGCGGGGACATTCGGGAATGTGCGGTATACGAGGGCCGGATTGGGGTGCGGTTTCTTCTGGGCACCGCACCAGTTCCGGCCGGCTGGTAGATTATGCAGACACCACTGTGGAAACACAATGCAGAGACGGCGTGCTGAGAAAGGCGTGCTCGGCTAGATCTGTGCCCCATGCGGAATGCGATCGTGCAGATCGCTCGTAA
- the SUR2 gene encoding sphingosine hydroxylase (similar to Saccharomyces cerevisiae SUR2 (YDR297W); ancestral locus Anc_5.314) — protein sequence MNCSDSVRYPFLHGPQPPISLKARPDLLSWMSDGTFALVAPVVAYWVFSLFFHVIDTFKLLEKYRIHPPEEIASKNHASRLNVLAEVIFQHLLQTVVGFWFNRWDGHPVTGFEKREMWNWRRNVPGVVPDVLVVWAYRYGLSFVKLTLGFMFIDTWQYWLHYLMHANRRLYKMFHSVHHRLYVPYAYGALYNAPMEGLILDTLGTGLAMVLTGLTHREELVLFTFATLKTVDDHCGYAIPADPFQWFFPNNAVYHDIHHQTFGMNYNFAQPFFTFWDSLVNTQYPDFQAYSKQQRRISIDKYKEFLAKREQEKREKIAKLKDANAFIKDKTDAVASGVAAHVTAQVASVTA from the coding sequence ATGAACTGCTCAGATTCGGTGCGCTATCCCTTTCTACACGGTCCGCAGCCGCCCATCTCGCTTAAAGCAAGACCAGACCTTTTGAGCTGGATGTCCGATGGGACGTTTGCTCTGGTGGCCCCTGTCGTTGCTTACTGGGTGTTTTCACTGTTTTTCCATGTCATCGACACTTTTAAGCTTCTCGAAAAATATAGGATCCATCCACCAGAAGAGATTGCTAGTAAAAACCACGCTTCGCGACTCAATGTCTTGGCCGAGGTGATATTCCAGCACCTGTTGCAGACTGTGGTTGGGTTTTGGTTTAACCGTTGGGACGGCCATCCGGTCACGGGGTTTGAAAAACGCGAAATGTGGAACTGGCGTCGCAACGTGCCAGGCGTTGTCCCGGACGTTCTTGTGGTGTGGGCCTACCGTTACGGGTTGTCGTTTGTGAAATTGACTTTGGGGTTCATGTTCATCGACACTTGGCAATACTGGTTGCATTATTTGATGCATGCGAACCGTCGTCTGTACAAGATGTTCCATTCGGTCCATCACAGACTGTATGTGCCGTACGCCTACGGTGCGCTGTACAACGCCCCCATGGAAGGTTTGATCTTGGACACTTTGGGAACCGGGTTGGCCATGGTTCTTACCGGGTTGACCCACCGTGAAGAACTGGTGTTGTTCACTTTCGCCACTCTAAAGACTGTCGATGACCATTGTGGCTACGCCATCCCAGCCGACCCGTTCCAATGGTTCTTCCCCAACAACGCTGTCTACCACGATATCCACCATCAAACGTTCGGCATGAACTACAACTTCGCCCAGCCTTTCTTCACCTTCTGGGACTCGCTTGTCAACACGCAATACCCAGACTTCCAAGCTTACAGCAAGCAACAGAGAAGAATCTCCATCGACAAGTACAAGGAGTTCTTGGCCAAGAGGGAGCAGGAAAAGAGGGAAAAGATTGCCAAGTTGAAGGACGCAAACGCCTTTATCAAGGACAAGACCGACGCTGTTGCGTCTGGTGTGGCTGCCCACGTCACCGCACAGGTCGCCAGTGTAACCGCTTAG
- the BFR2 gene encoding rRNA-processing protein BFR2 (similar to Saccharomyces cerevisiae BFR2 (YDR299W); ancestral locus Anc_5.316) codes for MAKLAEKLANIANRPTNKDWDPEDNDLGLPPARTANASSDDEDLDSDTQDNSHLQQSHYVKMNASKLRPKKSTVLNAEKYSGAKGSRAELFESSEGEGPSDDDSVDESGDESGDEDQSVDQSDPSQNESDEESQLQLRAPPSVQRDAVKGLSILNQSKLFDNIIDTRIKLQKALNAANTLPLTQHTWKSHLHKKNKKLLSTTRDLLNKVLSQLVDFRNEFQTTDHITTSKPLPANSNKRSFSQLAEDTSVLDNNLSTYRNVVLYKWSTKIQSASGKSALSSTKFKAINQSADVQVTNQLADMTRALKRTRLNRRSVVPLGFQDDLQNNRLSQLSQIPSSSTSQDATSNDLDIPENYDPRRKDNLSIDTTENPYIFDDEDFYRVLLNDLVDKKISNSQSFSNATTIAITSRKLKKNIDTKASKGRKLNYSIQEPIANFEAPVAPHYKWSDEQIDEFFAGLLGQRVNFNEEDSQEDDPNDEPEAIVNDDIQIFG; via the coding sequence ATGGCAAAACTCGCTGAAAAACTGGCTAATATCGCAAACAGACCCACCAACAAAGACTGGGACCCGGAAGATAACGACCTGGGCTTGCCCCCCGCCCGCACCGCCAACGCTTCCAGCGATGACGAGGATCTCGATTCCGATACCCAAGATAATTCACATCTGCAGCAATCCCACTATGTGAAGATGAATGCTTCGAAATTGAGACCCAAAAAAAGTACCGTCTTAAATGCTGAAAAGTATAGTGGTGCCAAGGGATCGAGAGCCGAACTTTTTGAATCGAGTGAAGGCGAGGGTCCTAGCGACGACGACAGTGTGGACGAGAGTGGGGACGAGAGTGGGGACGAGGACCAGAGTGTGGACCAGAGTGACCCTAGTCAGAATGAAAGCGATGAGGAGTCCCAACTCCAACTCCGCGCCCCTCCCTCAGTCCAACGTGACGCAGTCAAAGGCCTCTCCATCTTAAACCAATCCAAACTCTTCGACAACATCATCGATACAAGAATAAAACTACAAAAGGCATTGAACGCCGCAAACACTCTGCCGCTCACTCAACACACTTGGAAATCACATTTAcacaagaaaaataaaaaattattatccaCTACAAGGGACTTACTCAATAAAGTATTATCACAACTGGTAGACTTCAGAAACGAATTCCAAACCACCGATCACATCACCACAAGCAAACCTTTACCTGCAAACTCAAACAAAAGATCCTTCTCACAATTGGCTGAAGACACTTCCGTCTTGGACAACAACTTATCGACATACCGTAACGTGGTTCTTTATAAATGGTCCACCAAGATTCAATCCGCCTCGGGTAAATCGGCTCTATCTTCCACCAAATTCAAAGCAATCAACCAATCTGCTGATGTTCAAGTGACAAATCAACTCGCAGATATGACAAGAGCTTTGAAAAGAACTCGTTTGAATAGAAGAAGCGTCGTCCCATTGGGATTCCAAGACGATTTGCAAAATAATAGACTATCACAATTGTCACAAATCCCCTCCTCTTCTACTTCTCAAGATGCAACTTCCAATGATTTGGATATCCCTGAAAACTACGATCcaagaagaaaagataaTCTCTCCATCGATACCACTGAAAATCCATACATTTTCGACGATGAGGATTTTTATAGAGTCTTATTAAACGATCTAGTCGATAAGAAAATCTCCAATTCACAATCCTTCTCCAACGCAACTACAATCGCCATCACCTCCCgtaaattgaagaaaaatatcgACACAAAGGCTTCCAAGGGgagaaaattgaattattctATTCAAGAACCAATTGCTAATTTCGAAGCTCCTGTTGCACCCCATTACAAATGGTCTGATGAACAAATTGACGAATTCTTTGCAGGTCTATTAGGTCAACGTGTCAATTTCAATGAAGAGGATTCGCAAGAAGATGATCCAAATGACGAACCTGAGGCTATTgttaatgatgatattcaaattttcgGTTAA
- the PRO1 gene encoding glutamate 5-kinase (similar to Saccharomyces cerevisiae PRO1 (YDR300C) and YHR033W; ancestral locus Anc_5.318) has translation MDTDKSYTIVLKLGSSSLVASDSREPRLALMSKVVETVVALRRQGHKVVIVSSGGIAVGLRTLEMDKTQTLIRDSSCISSSQGRLIARWDRLFSFFDQRIAQILLTRNDIVDWSQYKNAQGTIHELLKMGVVPIINENDTLSARDIRFGDNDTLSAIAASLVNADYLFLMTDVDCLYTDDPRSNPDAKPILIVPDLSQGLPGVETSGGSGSDVGTGGMRTKLVAAELATTAGVHTIVMKSDVPENVYKIVEYMQSTDLDGQRQKYDGDIMEVQDAELKRLQELDVPLHTKFVANDVKHLLKDRDFWILHGLVANGSVVIDEGAYKALTRKNKAGLLPVGIIAIEGSFHEFECVDLKYGKRLKNGEVDPNFPLITFGRARCNYSSTELEKIKGLQSDQIDSILGYLDSEYVAERQNIAFPPTEFEV, from the coding sequence ATGGACACAGATAAATCATATACCATTGTATTAAAACTTGGCTCTTCATCATTAGTAGCTTCAGATTCTCGAGAGCCAAGATTGGCTTTGATGTCTAAAGTTGTTGAGACAGTTGTAGCATTAAGAAGACAAGGACATAAAGTGGTAATTGTCTCTAGTGGTGGTATTGCTGTTGGATTAAGAACTTTAGAGATGGATAAAACCCAAACACTTATCAGAGATTCAAGCTGTATCAGCAGTAGTCAAGGTAGATTAATTGCTAGATGGGATcgattattttcatttttcgaTCAAAGAATTGCACAAATCTTATTAACAAGAAATGATATTGTTGATTGGTCTCAATATAAGAATGCTCAAGGAACAATACAtgaacttttaaaaatgggGGTTGTcccaattattaatgaaaatgatactTTATCAGCAAGAGATATTAGATTTGGTGATAATGATACGTTATCTGCTATTGCAGCATCGTTAGTTAATGcggattatttatttttaatgacAGATGTGGATTGTTTGTATACGGATGATCCAAGATCAAATCCAGATGCCAAAccaattttaattgttcCAGATTTATCACAAGGGTTACCTGGTGTGGAGACTTCAGGTGGGTCTGGTTCAGATGTGGGGACTGGTGGTATGAGAACCAAATTGGTTGCTGCCGAATTGGCAACAACAGCTGGTGTTCATACGATTGTTATGAAAAGTGATGTTCCAGAGAATGTTTACAAGATTGTTGAATATATGCAATCTACTGATTTAGATGGACAACGTCAAAAATATGATGGAGATATAATGGAAGTCCAAGATGCagaattgaaaagattACAAGAATTGGATGTTCCACTTCATACGAAATTTGTGGCTAATGATGTGAAACATTTGTTGAAAGATCGAGATTTCTGGATCTTACATGGGTTGGTTGCTAATGGATCTGTGGTGATTGATGAAGGTGCATATAAGGCCTTAACAAGGAAAAACAAAGCTGGGTTATTACCAGTGGGGATCATTGCCATTGAAGGATCATTCCATGAATTTGAATGTGTTGATTTGAAATATGGTAAGAGATTAAAGAATGGAGAAGTGGATCCAAATTTCCCATTGATTACGTTTGGGAGAGCCAGATGTAATTATTCAAGTACTGAATTGGAAAAGATTAAAGGTTTACAAAGTGATCAAATCGATTCTATATTGGGATATTTAGATAGTGAATATGTTGCTGAAAGACAAAACATTGCGTTCCCACCAACTGAGTTTGAAGTGTAG
- the CFT1 gene encoding cleavage/polyadenylation factor CFT1 (similar to Saccharomyces cerevisiae CFT1 (YDR301W); ancestral locus Anc_5.319): protein MNVYDDVLDATVVSHSIYGNFTTNKVKELLVVRTNILSVFHKDINGKLWLQHDFKFSGKITDIVLIPQRGSELDCLLLVTPNAKISIIKFDEELNTLKTISLHYYTDEFEKLSMLQLARTSQLRVEPKKKCVLLFNTESIAILPFTQQFNIDNDEDEMLDDEYDLTLDNTNISNGNITHNNTNTNNNNNNNNNNNNNNNNNNNNNNNNNNNNTNTSSQNSSLTNKNSSLTMPSYVCNASMLYKDIQNVIDINFLKNFSKPTIGILYQPKLVWAGNKKLFDSPTNFIMLSLDITFENKINEYNTNNNNINNNNDSAKNYQNSLQTIVNPTIIGRLFELNWDLHTLIPTSNGSLAIGTNTISFIDNTCVHQSTILINSFSDNKSKKTRLVDRKSLELQLNKPVQSFWSNNLSSSYGKELLLLMSQDSNLYYIQIETEGRLLINFDIINLPIINDIFKNNSNPTCLTCTYISDNYSNLELFIGFQSGNALLVKLNNINSSLNSRSQHVSISNNSKTPNGLTNNENDSTSIKDSSKLKAEDNDDDDDDDDDDADSFKYDDDDDDADDLYSHETKDTNKTIENDYSNSTFKELTNETVTPFDIELVTSLLNIGPVSSMCVGKVSSVNDNIKGLSNPNAKEHSIIVTSGIKTGSHLNEIQPTVQPEVELALKFISITQIWSLKVKNKDRFLVTTDSTNSKSDLYRIDRNFKLYKDGSFRRDATTVYISMFGENKRIVQMTTNHLYLYDINFRRLTSIKFDYEVVNVAVLDPYVLITLSRGDIKLYELDKKTKKKLFKVPLPSILPELVITSGVILRSNMCNEYLTGIKDKEEETLLFTFVTADNQIIFFPRNHNDQIFQLNGIDQLNDMLFISTYQMPEETIPDPSIKQVMINKLGHENKEEYLTILTFGGEIYQYKKSSKRHSKFFRNIVRNDMAITGAPDNAYAKGVSSIERIMHYIPEYNGYSVIFVTGKSPYIIIKEDDSSPRSFKFANIPLVSMIRWGKNSVMCVDPLKNARVYTLDCKNIYYGNKLPIKRIDISDEMDNYMTFTKIAYHESSKLYVVSYCKDIDYNALDEEAERLVGYNSDVPHAKSYKSGILLINPKTWNVIDQREFGENSLINDIRSMVIQLNSRTRAKREYIVAGLANIGSEDLPPTGSFYIYDISPVLPETGKPDTNYKFKEIFTEDVRGLVTSVCEISGRFTINQSQKIMVRDVQEDNSVVPVAFLDIPVYVTDTKSFGNFLLISDSMQGLQFVGFDAEPFRMILLGKSIPDLKISTVEFIANNGNIYFAATDYDNILHIFKYAPDEPNSLSGQKLVHCSSFNLHSSTSCMIMLPGNDEFSENEQDNFIPSFQTLGGQVDGSIFKVIPLEESPYRRLYVIQQQITDYEVQVGGLNPKMERLSNEYYQKSNMLKPMLDFNIIRRFSMLPIDKRRRTAQKAGRRAHFEIWRDLINIEFSLRCLTKS from the coding sequence ATGAATGTATATGATGATGTCTTAGATGCTACTGTTGTTTCTCATTCTATTTATGGGAATTTCACAACTAATAaagttaaagaattattagttgttagaacaaatatattatctGTATTTCATAAAGATATCAATGGCAAATTATGGTTACAACATGACTTTAAATTCTCGGGGAAAATTACAGATATAGTACTAATACCACAAAGAGGTTCAGAATTGGATTGTTTACTATTAGTGACGCCAAATgctaaaatatcaataattaaatttgatgaagaattgaatACTTTAAAGACAATAAGTTTACATTATTATActgatgaatttgaaaaattatcaatgtTACAATTGGCTCGTACTTCTCAATTAAGAGTtgaaccaaaaaaaaaatgtgtattattatttaatacaGAAAGTATTGCAATTTTACCATTTACACAACAATTCAATATTGATAacgatgaagatgaaatgTTAGATGATGAATATGATTTAACTTTagataatacaaatatttcaaatggtaatataacgcataataatactaatactaataataataataataataataataacaacaataataacaataataacaataataataataataataacaataataacaataataccaataccTCTTCCCAGAATTCCTCtttaactaataaaaattcttctttaacaATGCCTAGTTATGTTTGTAATGCTTCAATGCTATATaaagatattcaaaatgtaatagatatcaattttttgaaaaatttttctaaaccAACAATTGGTATACTTTACCAACCTAAATTAGTCTGGGCaggtaataaaaaattatttgattcaCCAACAAATTTCATAATGTTATCACTAGATATCacctttgaaaataaaataaatgaatataacacgaataataataatattaataataataatgatagtgctaaaaattatcaaaattctTTACAAACAATTGTAAATCCTACCATCATTGGtagattatttgaattgaacTGGGATTTGCATACTTTAATACCGACATCTAATGGTTCATTAGCAATTGGGACAAATACAATATCATTCATTGATAATACCTGTGTACACCAATCcacaattttaataaattcattcTCTGATAATAAATCGAAAAAGACAAGATTAGTAGATCGGAAAAGTTTagaattacaattaaataagcCTGTGCAATCATTTTGGTCCAATAAtctatcatcatcatatgGTAAAGAATTGTTACTATTAATGTCTCAAGATTCCAATTTATACTATATTCAAATAGAAACAGAAGGAcgtttattaattaattttgatattataaatttaccaattattaatgatatatttaaaaataattcaaatccaACATGTTTGACCTGTACATATATTTCCGATAATTACTCtaatttggaattatttataGGATTTCAGTCAGGGAATGCCTTACTAGTAaaactaaataatattaattcttctttgaaTTCAAGATCTCAGCACGTCTCTATTTCTAACAATAGCAAAACCCCAAATGGGCTcactaataatgaaaatgacTCTACATCCATTAAAGACAGTTCAAAACTCAAAGCAgaagataatgatgatgatgatgatgatgatgatgatgatgctgattcttttaaatatgatGACGACGATGATGATGCTGATGACCTTTATTCTCACGAAACTAAAGATACCAATAAAACTATAGAGAATGATTATAGTAATTCTacttttaaagaattaactAACGAAACAGTGACACCCtttgatattgaattagTCACTTCACTATTAAATATTGGTCCAGTTTCTTCAATGTGTGTTGGAAAAGTTTCGTCAgtaaatgataatatcaAAGGTTTATCAAATCCAAATGCAAAGGAGCattctattattgttaCTTCAGGCATTAAAACAGGGTCtcatttaaatgaaatcCAACCAACTGTCCAACCGGAAGTTGAATTagctttaaaatttattagtattacCCAAATTTGGAGTTTAAAGGTTAAGAATAAAGACAGATTCCTAGTCACAACAGACTCTACTAATTCGAAAAGTGATCTATACAGAATTGatagaaattttaaactttATAAAGATGGTTCGTTTAGAAGAGATGCAACTACTGTTTACATTTCCATGTTTGGAGAGAATAAAAGAATTGTACAAATGACTACTaatcatttatatttgtatgATATTAACTTCCGTAGATTAACatctattaaatttgattatGAAGTAGTCAATGTTGCTGTATTAGATCCATATGTATTAATTACATTATCAAGAggtgatattaaattatatgaaCTAGATAAAAAgacgaaaaaaaaattgttcaaAGTTCCATTACCAAGTATTTTACCAGAATTGGTTATTACATCTGGTGTTATTTTACGAAGTAATATGtgtaatgaatatttaactggaataaaagataaagaagaagaaacgTTGCTATTTACCTTTGTTACTGCTGATAaccaaattattttctttccTAGAAATCATAATGATCAAATATTCCAATTGAACGGCATAGATCAGTTGAATGATATGCTTTTTATTAGTACTTATCAAATGCCTGAAGAAACTATTCCCGATCCTTCGATCAAACAAGTtatgattaataaattggGTCATGAAAACaaagaagaatatttaacaattttaacGTTTGGTGGTGAAATTTACCAGTATAAAAAATCATCCAAACGACATAGTAAATTTTTCCGTAATATTGTTAGAAATGATATGGCTATAACTGGTGCTCCCGATAATGCGTATGCAAAGGGTGTCAGTTCTATCGAAAGAATTATGCATTATATACCAGAGTATAATGGATATTCAGTAATATTTGTAACTGGTAAGTCGCCatatatcatcattaaGGAAGACGATTCTTCACCAAGAAGCTTTAAGTTTGCTAATATCCCATTAGTGTCTATGATTAGATGGGGTAAAAACTCTGTGATGTGTGTTGATCCATTAAAAAACGCAAGAGTTTACACTCTTgattgtaaaaatatttattacggtaataaattaccaattaaaagaatcGATATCAGTGATGAAATGGATAATTATATGACATTTACTAAAATTGCATACCATGAAAGTTCTAAATTATATGTTGTAAGTTATTGTAAAGATATTGATTATAATGcattagatgaagaagcTGAAAGATTAGTGGGATATAATTCAGATGTTCCTCATGCAAAAAGCTATAAAAGTGgtattcttttaattaacCCTAAAACATGGAATGTAATTGATCAAAGGGAATTTGGGGAAAATTCATTGATAAATGACATTAGATCAATggtaattcaattaaattcaaGAACAAGAGCAAAACGAGAATATATTGTAGCGGGTCTTGCAAATATTGGAAGTGAAGACCTTCCTCCAACGGGTTCATTCTATATTTATGATATTTCACCTGTCTTACCAGAGACAGGAAAACCTGAtacaaattataaattcaaagaaatatttacagAAGATGTAAGAGGTTTGGTGACTTCTGTCTGTGAAATTAGTGGTAGATTTACTATTAATCAAAgtcaaaaaattatggtGAGAGATGTACAAGAGGATAACTCTGTGGTTCCTGTGGCATTTTTAGATATTCCTGTATATGTCACTGATACCAAAAGTTTTGGtaatttcttattaatAAGCGATTCAATGCAAGGGTTACAATTTGTTGGTTTTGATGCAGAACCCTTCAGAATGATTTTATTAGGTAAAAGTATACCCGATTTGAAGATATCAACAGTCGAATTTATTGctaataatggtaatatttATTTCGCTGCTACAGACTATGATAACATATtacatatttttaaatatgcTCCTGATGAACCAAATTCCTTATCAGGTCAAAAATTAGTTCATTGTTCAAGTTTTAATCTACactcatctacaagttgTATGATAATGTTACCAGgaaatgatgaattttcTGAAAATGAGCAAGATAATTTTATCCCCTCTTTCCAAACACTTGGTGGCCAAGTTGATGGTTCTATATTCAAGGTGATACCTTTAGAAGAATCTCCGTATAGAAGATTGTACGTTATCCAACAACAAATTACTGATTATGAAGTTCAAGTCGGAGGTTTGAACCCCAAAATGGAAAGACTGTCCAatgaatattatcaaaaaagTAACATGTTAAAGCCAATGTTAGATTTTAACATTATTCGTAGATTTAGCATGCTTCCGATTGACAAGAGACGTAGAACTGCACAAAAAGCCGGTAGAAGGGCtcattttgaaatttggaGAGATCTGATTAATATCgaattttctttaagaTGTTTAACAAAAAGTTAA